One genomic window of Cygnus olor isolate bCygOlo1 chromosome 3, bCygOlo1.pri.v2, whole genome shotgun sequence includes the following:
- the CALHM4 gene encoding calcium homeostasis modulator protein 4 — MTFLPKWLTFLKGKEVVIANAIIAILTIGGQQLFSFFTFSCPCHVGQNLIYGLAFLGVPALILLVVGYALNNQTWRLVTGKRSPLQAEGTQNQLLQCKLTCFVLCSITGRALVAPVTWLAVTLINGSYYVCAMSEYVSVYYYGANPNVTASERKKILAAFPCSQLVPPELSQARDEVILLLRYQSQVAGWLLIAVVVITVFLSYCLASCFSPLSFLHFRYWTSYVHNEQELFDEATDQHSKLYAIQHIRKFFGFVPGSENVGEIRIPSLREWQAISGLAFLKLVDEEHYDYSLLHDWALKGSVDRKYLKLDEDPVTTT; from the exons ATGACTTTCCTTCCAAAGTGGCTAACTTTTCTGAAAGGCAAAGAGGTTGTTATTGCTAATGCTATAATTGCAATATTAACAATTGGTGGGCAGcaactcttctctttctttacgTTCAGCTGTCCCTGTCACGTGGGGCAGAACCTCATCTATGGGCTGGCCTTCCTAGGTGTTCCTGCACTGATCCTTCTGGTTGTTGGCTATGCTCTGAACAACCAGACTTGGAGGCTGGTCACAGGCAAAAGGTCTCCGCTTCAGGCAGAGGGCACGCAGAACCAGCTGCTGCAATGCAAACTGACCTGCTTTGTCCTGTGCAGCATCACTGGCAGAGCACTGGTCGCTCCTGTAACGTGGCTAGCAGTCACCCTGATAAATGGGTCCTACTATGTGTGTGCCATGAGCGAGTATGTCTCTGTATATTATTATGGAGCTAATCCTAACGTTACTGCTAGTGAACGCAAAAAGATACTGGCTGCGTTCCCTTGCAGTCAGTTAGTTCctccagagctgagccaggcaAGAGATGAAGTGATTCTCCTACTCCGATACCAGTCACAA GTGGCTGGCTGGCTTCTGATCGCTGTGGTAGTCATCACCGTCTTCCTGTCTTACTGCCTGGCAAGCTGCTTCTCCCCGCTCAGCTTCCTACACTTCAGATACTGGACCAGCTATGTCCATAATGAGCAGGAGCTCTTTGATGAAGCGACAGACCAGCACTCCAAGCTCTATGCCATCCAGCACATAAGGAAGTTTTTTGGCTTTGTCCCAGGGAGCGAAAACGTAGGAGAAATCCGTATCCCATCTCTCAGAGAGTGGCAAGCCATTTCTGGACTGGCTTTCCTAAAACTGGTGGATGAGGAGCATTATGACTACAGCCTCCTCCATGACTGGGCACTCAAGGGTTCGGTAGACAGGAAATACCTGAAGCTTGATGAAGACCCT